The Deltaproteobacteria bacterium genomic sequence GAACGGTGTAAGTGATTGATATTCCGTTCGTGTGGTTCGGCAAGTTTAATGGACCGTTCGTGGTGAGCCTGTCGAACCATGAACGGAATCCAGAAAACGACTTTTTACGACTTCATCAAAGGAGATCCTGATGAAATTTCGTACTTTTCTGTCCATCCTCCTGTTGCTGGCCTTTGCTTCCGCCTCCCAGGCAGTCATCTATAAATGGGTAGATCATCAGGGGGTCGCTCATTTCACCGACGCCCAGGAAAAAATCCCTACGGCCTACCGGAACGAGGCGGTCGATTTCAACCGGGTCAAGGCCGCGGGAAGTGTTACATACGATCCGGCCTCCGGAAAGGGTACGTCGTCACAGCCCCCATCGGTCGAGAAAGCCGCAAAAAACCCCACGGTAATTCTCTACATGACCGACTGGTGACCCCACTGTACGGAAGCGAAGAGGTACTTCGCGAAGAACAATATCCCGTACAGGGAGGTCAACGTGGAAAAAAGCGAGCAGGGCAGACAGGAGATGCTGCAGAAAAGCGGCGGATTCAGAGGGATCCCGTTGATCGACATCAACGGAACAATTCTGCGGGGCTTTTATCCCGACGCTGTGGAACGGGCACTGAAAGCACACTAATCTCCGCCCAACGGAGGATCTCTCCTGTATATCTGATTCTTCTCCGGGAGGGCCGGAATGCCGGCAATATCAAAAGTTACGATGTTCTTCTGCCTGTTCTTCACCCTGATCGGACTGCCGGTTTCCGCCCTCCCGCTGAAAGCGGCATCGTCCCTTCCCGACCTCATCTCTCTCTCTCCCACCCTGCCGCAGATTCTCGGATGCGGGTTTCTGCTCATCCTGGGGATCGTGATCATTTTCTATCTCCGGTATCGGCAGATACAAACAATTCGAACCCTGCGCCGTCATGCCGAAAGGGTCGCCGATGGAGATTTCAATCCCCGGGTCCCCCTTCAGCACCACAATGAACTTGGACGGCTGGCAGAGGCCTTCAACCGGATGGCCGACGCCATGGAAGAGCGGACACAGGCCCTCACGAGAACCAACCGGGAGCTCAAAGACCAGGATGCCCGGAAGACCCGATTCCTCGATGTCGTCGCCCATGATCTGCGCACCCCCCTCACCTCCATCAAGGCCTATTCGGAACTGCTGTTGCGATATCCGGATGAATCTCCTGAAACGCAGAGGGAATTCCTCAATATCATTCAGAAGGAATCGGACCGGATGGCGGCCCTCATCAATGACTACCTCGATCTGACCAAGCTGGAAAGCGGCATCCTCTCTTATCATTTCCGGAAAGTTAAGCTGGACGATATGATCCATGAATCGGTCCGGGTCCACCAGGCGGAATGCCGGCTCAAGGAAATGGAGATCATTCCGATGATCGACGGCCCCCTCCCCCCTCTCCGGGCCGATCCCGATCGATTAAACCAGGTCTTCACAAACCTGATCCATAACGCCATCCATCATTCCCCCCCAAAAGGGAAGATCACCATTTCCGCCTCCGTAAAAGAGGAGAACGGAAACACATGGATCGAAGTCGCAGTTGCCGATGAGGGACCGGGGATCCCCGAAGAATATCATGGGATGATCTTCGACAAATTCCGTCAGATCGACACCACCAAACTGCCTACGAAAGGCGGGGTCGGTCTCGGCCTCCCGATCTCGAAGGAAATTCTTCGACGCCATCAGGGAACGATTCGGGTCGACCCGGACAATCAGCGGGGGGCCTGTTTCCGGTTCCGTCTCCCGCTTTCCTTCTCCGATTGATCACCCGGTTTGACGAAATGCCCCTTCTCTGATTCACTATAACCGTACATGAACTCCGGCAAGGCGGAATGCCGCTATGATAACGCAAATGAAATGGGTAACAATCACCCTTGCCATGATCCTGTTGGCGGGCACGCCCTCTATCAGGGAACAAAATGCCGGGAAAAACGGAGAGGGGAAGATCATGGAGACTCATGGAAAAACACCGAATCACCTAATCCGCGAAAAAAGCCCTTACCTCCTTCAACATGCCTGGAATCCGGTGGAGTGGTATCCCTGGGGGGAAGAAGCCCTCACCCGGGCAAAGAAGGAACATAAGATCATCTTTCTCTCCATTGGATATTCCACCTGTCACTGGTGTCATGTCATGGAGAAGGAATCCTTCGAAAATGAGGCGATCGCAGCCCTGCTCAACGATAATTTCATCTGTATCAAAGTCGACCGGGAGGAGCGACCCGATCTGGATCAGATCTATATGGCCGCCGTACAGGCAATGACCGGAAGCGGCGGCTGGCCGCTCAACGTTTTCCTTACACCGGATTTGAAACCTTTCGCGGGGGGGACCTATTTCCCTCCGGAGGATACACCCTGGGGGCAGATCGGAATAGAAACCCTTTTGACCCGGGTTGCCGATTTGTGGCGTGAAAATCCGGAAACGGTTGTAGAAAATGCGGAAAGATTGACACAGGCAATCCGCAACGCTCGGGAAAAAGGTCCCAGCGGCAAGATTTCCGCCGCCTTGTCCCGGCATGCCTATGAATCAATCGCAGAAAATTATGACAACCTCTATGGAGGGTTTGGCCCGGCCCCCAAATTCCCACAGGGAATGACCCTCTCCTTTCTGCTCCGTTATCACCACCGCACCGGAAATCCGACAGCCCTCTCCATGGTGGAAAAAACACTACAGAAGATGGCACAGGGAGGAATATACGACCAGTTGGGAGGAGGTTTCCACCGTTACTCCACCGACGAACGCTGGCTCGTTCCTCATTTCGAGAAGATGCTCTACGACAACGCCCTCATGGCCCAGGTCTATCTGGAGGCCTTCCAGGTCACGGGCTTTGAAAAATACTCCACAACTGCCCGTGAAATCCTTGACTATGTATTACGTGACATGACGGCACCTGCGGGCGGGTTTTACTCCGCCGAGGACGCCGACAGTGAAGGAGAAGAAGGTACCTTTTACGTCTGGACACCAAAGGAGGTAGAGGAAGTGCTGGGAAAGCAGAAAGGGAGCATCTTCAACCGGTTTTACGGCATCTCTCCCCCCGGGAATTTTACGAAAGGGAAGAGCATTCCGAACCGATGGATCGATGAAGCGAGTTTTGCCAAAGATCGGAAGATCCCCTTGACGGAACTTCGGGACATCCTCCTCCACGGGAAAAAGAGGCTGTTCCAGGCACGGACAGAGCGCGTTCGCCCCCGCCGGGACGACAAGATCCTCACCGCCTGGAATGGAATGATGATCGGCGCCCTTGCCTATGCGGCAGAGGTCCTGGATGAACCCCGCTATGCCCGTGCCGGGGAGAAGTCAGCCCGGTTTATCATGAAGAATCTTATGGAGGGGAAGGACCTCCTCCGGCGCTACCGGGACGGGGAAGCAAGATACCCCGGCTATCTTGATGACTATGCCTTTTTTGTTCAGGGTCTGATCGAGCTCTACCAGGCCACCTTCAATCCCGAATGGATCACGACGGCCCTTTCATTAAACCGGAAAATGGTGGAGCGTTTCTACGACCCGAAGGAAGGAGGATTCTTTTTTGCCCGTGAAGAGGACCCCACCCTCCTGACCCGGAACAAAGAGTTCCACGACGGCGCCAAACCAGCGGGAAACGCCATCGCCCTGCTGAACCTCTTGCGTCTTGCAGAATTCACCGGCAGGAAGGATTTACGGGGGATGGCGGAGAAGACCTTGAAGGGGATGACGGCCGGAATCAAGGAATTTCCCGCTGCTTTCCCGCAAAGCCTGACGGCCCTGGAATTTCTCCTCTCCTCCCCCTTTGAGATTATCGTGGCGGGATCACCAAAAAATGAGGAGACCCATGCACTGATCCAGGCCGTCACCGCTCCCTTCGTTCCAAACAAAGTCGTCGCCCTGGCCGGAGAGAAGAAAAGCAATCTCGTAAAGACACTACCCTTCCTGACGGGAAAAACAAGCATCCAGGGAATACCGGCCGTCTATATCTGCAGGAACCACACCTGTCAACGTCCCCTGACCGACCCGGTGGAGGTGGACAGAGCCATGAAAAACAGCGGAATGGTTCAGGGACCGGCCCTGCGGATCTCGATCGGAACCTCTTCGGAAAAGTGATCAAAATATTCCTTGAATTGTCCTACAAGTTCCCGTGCCCGGGTGTCATAGAGTCCACGGTCTTTCCACAATTGCCGGGGATCCAGAAACTCCGGCGGAAGACCTTCACAAACCTCGGGAACCTCGAACCCGAAAACCGGCTCCTTCCGCATGGGCACGGAATCGAGTTTGCCCGACAGAACAGCCCGGACAATGGCACGGGAATGCTCAATCCCGATCCGGTGCCCCTCGCCGAGTGGACCGCCTGTCCACCCGGTATTGATCATCCAGCACTGCACATGGTGCCTGGCAATCTTTTCACCCAGGATTCTTGCATAGACCAAGGGGGAAAGGGCCAGAAAGGGGGCTCCAAAACAGGGATTAAAGGTGGGCACCACTCTCCCCTCTTCAATTTCAGAGGTGTATCCCAGCAGATAAAAATAAAGAGCCTGTTCCGTATTCAGGCAGGCCACAGGCGGCATAACCCCCGAGACATCTCGGGTCAGCATGAAGAGATGTTTCGGATGGGCACCCCGGCCGGAGGCCACGGCATTCTCAATGGCCGTGATATGGTAAGCGGCCCGGGTATTCTCCGTTAAAGCCGTATCGGAAAGATCGATCCGTCGCGTCTCCATATCGATGGTCACATTTTCCAGAACGGTGCCAAACCGTTCCACACAGGCCTGGAGAGCAGGATTTTTTTCGATGGTCAATCCCGCCACCCGACTGTAGCAGCCTCCTTCGAAATTAAAAACTCCGTCATCGGACCAGCCGTGTTCATCATTCCCGATGAGACGCCTCCCCTCCACCAGGGCAAGGGCCGTCTTCCCCGTCCCCGAGAGCCCGAAGAAAACCGCCACATCGTTTTCATCGTCACAACCGGTATTCACTGCACAGTGCATGGGAAGGATGTTCCCCTCCGAAAGGAAGGCATAATTCAAGATGGTAAAGGAGGAACGCTTGATCTCTCCGGCATAGCTCGTCCCCCCGATGAGGATCATCTTCTCCCCGAAGTTTACAATGACAAAGGTTTCGGAATGGGTCCCGTCGAACTCGGGAAAGGCATGGAACCGGGGGACGTCGATGATCGTACACTCCGGCTCATGGTGGGTCAGTTCTTCGGGATCGGTACTCTGTATAAACAGGTTGCGGGCATAGAGGCTGTGCCAGGCGTTTTCCGAGATCACCCGGATCGGGACCCGGTACTTCGGGTCGGCCCCGGCATAGCAGTCCTGGACGAAGATATCCTTCCCCTGGAGGTAGGCCTTGAGGCGGTTATAGAGTGAATGAAAATGGTCCTCCTCGAAGGGTTTGTTGGTCTTGCCCCAGAGGATATGGCTGGGGTTGGCCGGGTCCCGGACCACATACTTGTCTTCACGGCTCCGTCCCATATGGTGCCCCGTCCGGACCACGATCGGCCCCTTGTGGGCCACGAGCCCCTCCCGCCGTTTGACGATCTCTTCATAGAGCGCCCCCGTGGGGAGATTCCAGTAGATGTTCCCGACGTTACGGAAACCGAGTTTCTTCATCTGGTCATTGTTCATGAATTTCCGCGTTCCTTCCTTTCTGCGATGCTCGGCTTCATGGAGGGGACCCCGCTCCCCCTCCGGGGGAGTTAGGAAAAACCTCTCCCAGGTCTATCGGTTCGCAATACATTTAAGGGAGTGCCCTGTTTTTTCTTTGTGCCTCTGCCCCTCTGCCTCTTGCTCTTGCCTTCCCCGTGCCCCCGTGCCCCCCGTGGTCAATGGCTTTTGACTTTGCCTCTGTACCTTTGTCGTTGCGTTGTAATTTATGCAAGAAGAAAGAGGATGTCAATAAAAATCCCCGGCGGGAAAAAACCCCGACGGGGATTGGTCGGAACCGAAAACAACCGCAACCCGATCAGAACCGGTAGGAAAGCTGAAGGTCAATGCTGTCTTCCACCAGTTGGATGCGGGTCTTGCTGGTCGCCGCAAATCCAAGGTTCTGGTACGCCTTGGGCACATCCTTCTTCCCGGAAAGATCTCTTTTGAAGGCATGCATATAGGCCGCCGCAATGCCCCAATGGTCACCCAGATTATAGCTCGCGCCAAGACTGGCGTGCTGCTCTACCGTGACGGGGAGGGCAACATTATTAAAGACGTCCGCTTCGTTGATGGGAGACTTGGCATATTCATATCCGGCCCGAACCGTCAGGGCATCGTTGACGGCATAGCGCCCACCGAGGGCGAAAACCCACTGGTCATCCCAGCCGAAATTCAGGTCAATACTGCTGGGGTGGTCGATCACTGTTCCCAAACCGTTTTTCCGTACGAAATTGCCGGAGAGTTTAACGGCGTCGTGGGTGGCGGACCAGTTGATCCATTTGACGTCGAATTCCAGCGTCAGTGCCTCCAGGGGGGTCACGGCAACACCGAGGGCAAACTGCTGAGGAAATTCAAGATCAAGCTTTACCGTCCCTGGAGACTCCACGGAAGCAAGATAACCACCGGAAGCAAGATTCTTGACATCACTGTCTCCAATACGATATTTCATTTCCGGTAAGTACTGCCTCGATGTGTAGGAACCGCCGACGGTAATCATGTCGTTTATCTTGTAGATCGCCCCGATGTTGGCGCCCAGACCATAGACACCTTCTGCCCGCCCAAGGTCAAGATTGATTCCACCTAATGACGGAGCAGCAAAGGTCTCCTGGATATCGAGGAGCTGCCAGTCGATGCTGACACCGGCGCCGACGGACAACCGTTCATTCACGTTCCAGGCAATCGCCGGCTGGACCTTGGCAAAGATAAAGGTGGAGGAAACACTGGCGTCCTTAAATGCTCCTCCAGCGTCAATCACATCGTAGTCAACTCCAAGACCTCCCGTTGCGAAAAAACCACCCCCGAAGAAGACATCGTCCCGATTGAAGGCCGGGGCCGTCCAGCCGAGGGCCGGCAGGGCGTAAAGTTCGGAGCCGCCTCCCGTCTCTTCACCGGGACCGGCAAAGGCCGAGGGAGAAACAGGTAGATCTGTAAAATCGAGCTGACGCCGTGGCATAAAAAATTCACCGTTGAAGTCGGCCCGGCTCCCGATAGTCGCCATGCCTGCAGGGTTGGAGATCGCAGTAATGGCATCTTCCGGCACTGCCGTCACGGCACCGGCCATCCCCTTCTGGGTGGCCCCGACCCCGATCAACTGGGCGCCGTTGGTGGCAAAGGCATTAAAGGGAAAGAAAAAACTTAAAGATAAAACAAATGCAGCAAACATCATAAAGCGTTTCATGTCCGCCCTCCTTGAATGATTTTCCTGCTACATAAAAAAACAAACAAACCCCGCGTCTTGACTTTTCGGTTCCTCAATCACCCCCTTTGCCTGTATCGGAAATAGAATAATGTCCTCCGTGAACTGCATTTCTCATGCCGTTTCTTATAATCGCCTAAGTTATATCGCCTATCCGGATGAATTGTAAAGCTTTTTCAACCTTCCCCTCTTTGGATCCCTCGATTCACGATACAGCACCAAGACAGCATTCCGCACGATCATGAGGAATCTTTTTCCCAAAAGAGGAAAAATTTTTCCACTTCCCCTCACTAAAGTAGCCCTATTCGTAAATACGGTGACATTTGAGTGCCGCAGAGCGGCCCTCTCGGTGCGTCACAGTATTTACGAACAGAACCACTAAGGATATCCAATAATCCCCAAAAGCGATTTATAGATCCGCCCTGAAAAATTAGGGTCCCGAGCCATAAAAGCAGCCCCGGTCCTGAAAGGGTCATCCCAAAGGTAGAACCGCATCCGCCAGAACTGATCCAGGATCCCGATCCGGATTTCCCCCTTTTCCACATAGACCAGGATCTCAACAGGAAACTGGGTCAAATGATACAGGCCGCTGCAGGAGTCCGGATCCCGGGATGAAGGCCATTTCAGCCCGGTATAGTTCAGTGTCAGGTTTTCGATATGGCGGTTCGTCACTCCCATGAGGCAGGCCCGGTCGGCAATCATATCCCGATATACCGGGTGCCAGCCGTTCATGTTGATCCGCATTCCCTTCTCCAGACGGTCGCAGACCTTCTTGATGGCCCCCGCCGGATCTCCCGTAAGGGGAATGTGCCGGATTACATCAAACTGATCCTGCATCCCTCTCCAGAAAAAGCGTATGTCCCGGTCGTTCCGGACCGGCGGGAGCTGTTCCGTCAGGATTGTCCCTTCCATCCCCTTGATGCAGAAGGTCACCAGGTCCTTCTTCACCACATTGGCCATCGCCACCATCTTGTCCTGCTCCGCGAAGGGAAGATCTGCGAAAAAGACCTTTGCCAGCAGCTCGGGGTTCGTAAAAACCACAACCACCGTTTCTCCTTTCCGGTAGACACCGATCCGGATCGGAAGAAACATCAGGTAGCGGGCCCCCTCCGCGAGAACCGCCCGGTCGTAGTCCTCATTCCGAATCAGGTAGACCCGGGCCCGAGTCCCACAGGCGCTGGGAATGTCGAGGTCCCAAAAGGTGATGATTTCCCAATCCGACTGCTGCACATTCGATTCGATCCGGCGGCAGACCGAATCGAAGGGGGCCTCCATCTCCAGCGCCTTCTGGTAGAGTCCATAGCTCTTTCCCGGGTCAAGACGTTCCTTGATATCACGGCGAAAATCTTTCAGGAAGGCCCGGGCGGAAAGAGGGAAACATTGCAGGAGTAGTAAGCACGCAAGGAGAAAGGAGAAAATCGATCGCATGATGCCTCCGAAAGATTGGTTCGTCGAAATGCAGCACAGAGGCTGAAAAAATCAATGATTATAAAACAAACGGACTTTTTAAGGTGTGTCGGAGAAGAAAAACCCCTGCCGGAATTACCGGCAGGGGGAGAATTAAAGATGCAACAGGTTTCATCCCGCCGGGAAAATCACTTCCCCTTCACCATATCCTCAATATCACCGAAAATGGTGGAAGGAATGAGCGTATTTTTGGCGAAAGCAAGATAACCGGAATCCCAGAAGTAGAGCTGCATCCGCCACATCTCACCATACTGAGCGATTTGCCATTTGCCGTCCTTCCCTTTGTAGATTACTAACTCCAACGGCAGAGCCGGGGCATGATCAACGCCGGGATACTTGTTGTTATCCGCCTTGGCACTGAAACGGAAATCGGAATTGATGTTAATGCACTTGGTCTCGGTGTACCGGTTGGTAATCCCGAGCCAGGCGGCCTTGCCGTCGAACTTCTTGACGGCCACAACATGGAACCCTTTGTCCGTATCCGCCTGGCGACTGGCCGCAGCCTTACTCTTCAGGTCACCAATAATCGTATCGAGGCTCGTCGAACCATCGACCTCCTTGACCGTCAGCAGGCTTTCCCGGAAATCACGGAACTTGGCCATCATCTTGGCCGGACCGTCGCCGTCGTACCCGCGGTACTTGCTCAGCTTTCGGATCGGCTCCTGCTGTGTGCTGACTGCCTTGCCCGGCACGGCCCGGATGACCTGGACCAGTTCATTCTTGGCAGCGGAAGCTGCGGCCATCAGGGCATCGTTATTTTTCACGCCATCGAAATAAACATTGGCCAAGGCATCCGGATTGGCGATATTGATATTGACCTTACCGTAAGCCTCGTAAACCCCGATTCGCAGGATCAGGACCGATATGGCATCGGCCGGCATGTTTCCCAGGGCCGCCTGATTGAAGACCGGGGAAGTCAGAATATAGGTCCGGGCCTTCTGCGCATTTTCGGGAACGGCAATGTCCATCTTGCCGAGAAGCTCCAGATTCGATTTTGCAATGCTTTGTTCAAGGGCTGCCGTCACCTCGGGAAAATCGTCATCCGCCTCGAGGACCTTCTGAAAGACCCCGACCTTGACGCTCTTTGCCATGGCCGTTGAGGCAAACGCAAGCATCAGAAAAACAGCAAACAAATTAACAATTATCCCTTTGTTGCGTATCCAGCTCATAAGTATTCCCTCCTTCAACCAATGTTAAAAAACTTTTTTCCTCCCTGATCCATAACGAACCGGTCTCCTCCCCCTCGCCCCCCCTTTCCTGAAAGTATAAAACGATCCCTCCAACCCTATTATTCCGGTCACTCCGGAAAAACCCACATTAAATTAGCATATCTTAATTATTTCATAACCTCTTATTTTTACAGGTTTTTCCCGAAAGCTTTCCGTCAACTTACCGGAAGATATTGTCGCTGTCAAGGATTTTCATCTTACCTCTCTTTCGGCTTGGGTAGATGAATACAGATCCCATGTACGGCATGAGCCGTCTCCATGACCACCTCGGAGAGGGTCGGATGAGAATGGATCGTATCCCCCAGGTCCCTGACCGTCCCGCCCAGTTTCATGACCAGGGCACCTTCCTGAACGATATCCGAGGCATGGGCGCCCAGTATATGCATCCCGAGAAGACGGTCGGTCTTCGCATCGGCCACGATCTTGGCCATCCCCGTGATCTTTCCCATGGCATGGGATTTCCCCAGTCCGCGGTAGGGGAAGGTCCCGACGGCGACGTCGAATCCCTTCTCCCGCGCCTGCGCCTCCGTCAATCCCACGGTCCCGATCTCGGGCATGGTGAAGATCGCACCGGGAACAACACTGTAATCGACGGGACTTTCCTTTCCGAGGGCGTTCTCCGCTGCGGCGATCCCCTCGGTGGAGGCAACGTGGGCCAGCAGGATTCCCCCCGTCACATCCCCTATTGCGTAGATGCCGGGGACGCTGGTCTCCAATTTCTCATTGACCTCGATATTCCCGCGGGGACCGACCTTCACGCCTGCGGCGTCCAGGTTCAGACCGTCCGTATTGAAGGTCCTGCCGATGGAGACCAGCACCTGGTCGGTGATGATCTCCTTGCCGGAGGCGAGCGAGGCAACCATCTTCCCTTCCCCGTTCTCCTTCACCGATTCGATCTTTTCATCGCAGTAAAGCTTGATCTTCTTCTTTTTCAGTTCCCGCTCGAGAAGAGCCGTGATCTCCTCGTCCACGAGAGGAATGGCATGGGGCATCATCTCGACCATGGTGATCTTCACCCCGAGGGCATTGAGGATGAAGGCAAACTCGCAGCCGATCACCCCGGCACCGATCACCAGGAGGGTCCCGGGGAGTTTTTTCAGAAAAAGCGCATCGTCGCTGGAGATGATCTTCTCCCCGTCCAGGGGAAAGACGGGGATGTTCGCCGGACGAGAGCCGGTCGCCAGGATGATCCTGTCGGCGGCCACATCCTCCGTCCCGCCCTCACGCAACTGCACGGTCACGGTCCGGGCATCCCTGAGGCTCCCCGTCCCCTCGATGAGGCGGATCTTATGACTCTTGAAAAGTGACCGGATCCCCTTGACCTGGGTGGAGACCACCTTGTCTTTCCGTTTCATCATGGCCTCCAGGCTGTAGGTCACCTCGCCTGCAACCTCTACCCCGTAGTCCCTGGCATGACGCACCATTTCCAAAGCCTCGGCCGAGTAGACCAGCGCCTTCGTGGGGATGCACCCGCGGTTCAGGCAGGTTCCCCCCACCTCGTCGTTTTCCACCACCGTCACCTCGGCGCCGAGCTGTGCCGCCCGGATCGCCGCCACATATCCGCCGGGGCCCGCCCCGACAATCACAACATGTTCCGACATATCTTATTCTCCCTGCTCAACCATTGCCATAAATAAACCGACAGACCTGAAAGAAAAAAAAAGGGATTCACGTTGAATCCCTTTCAAAGCATTTATCAGGATGGAACCCATCAGTCGCTCTCTTCCTCCACGAAGGCCTGGTAGGCCTCTGCTCCCATCAGTCCCTTCAACTCGGAGGGATCTGAGAGCTTGATCCGAACGATCCACCCGTCTCCGTAAGGGGCCTCATTGATCGTCTCCGGGGCATCTTCTATATCCTCGTTGACTTCGATTACCGTCCCGCTCACGGGAGACAGCACCGACGATGTGGCCTTGGTCGATTCCACTTCGGCCACTTCTTCCCCGGCCTCCACGTCGTCGTCGATTTCCGGGACATCAACGTAGACGATATCGCCCAAGCTCTCCTGCGCATAGTCCGTAATCCCGACCGTTCCCTCATCCTCTTCGACACGGACCCAAGTGTGATCCTTTGAATATTTCAGATCCTCAGGATTCATATCTATTCCTCCTTCTCATGCAGATTCTTTATGGATACAGCCCTCAACAAAAGTGGAGTGATCTTATCGAACAACCCTTTCTCGTGTCAAGTCTAAAAAACCAGGAAAACAAAGCAGGAACCAAGGTGAAAAACCGGCCTTCACAAAACCGGGCCTTCCCTGCAGATCCCCGGGGAGGCGTTGAAAAAACCCTCAGAAAAACCAGAACCGTTTTCGTCGCGGGAAGGCCTCCACCACGGCCGCCTCGATCTCTCCTCCGGCAAGGACGATCTCCGGATGATCCACCACGAATCTTCGGGCCGTCTCCCTGCCGACCAGGTTCTCGGCCACCTTCAGGGCCGGAAGAAGAGAGGGGTTCCGCCATCCGGTCGAGTGGGCATCGGAAGCGATAAAATGGACCCCGCCCGCCTCGATCAGCGCCCGGGAGAACCACTCACTCTCTTTCCCGAATTCCCCGGTCACGCTCATGGCCGTGATCTGGCAGAGAGCGCCGGCGGAGAGGAGTTCCAACAGGATGGAAGGGTTCCGGAGGATCGGGAGATTCCGTTCCGGGTGGGTGATGATCGGAAGATAGCCGTTGCTGATCAAGTCGAAGACCAGGCCATGAAGATTCTTCGGCAATACACGGGAGGGGAGTTCGAGAAGAAAATACTTTCCATGGTTCAGGGTCACGCCTTTCCCCTGGGCGAACCGTTCCGGCAGATCCGGGACCAGATGGAGATCGGACCCGGGATAAAGTTTCAGGGGAATCCCCTCTTCTTCGAGCAGGTTCCGGGTCCTCTCAAAAACCGAGAGAATTAATTCCCGATCGGTGGAAAACATCTCCTGAAACAGGTGGGGCGTAGCAAAGATCGCCGTCACCCCCTCGGCCAGGGCCAAACGGCACATCTGAATCGTCTCTTCCGGATTGTCCGCACCGTCATCAAGACCGGGAAGGATATGGCAATGGATATCAATCATCAAACAAGCTCCCGGCATTCAGCAACCACTCATCAGCACTCTTCAACAGAAGATACACGGCTTGCCGGGACGGCGTCAACCCAAAATCAATCTGTAAACGCTTGATTTCAGGAAGGGGATAGGATAATATCGGGCCAGTTACTCTGTTGGTGAGGAACATTTCTCTTGTCCGAGCTCACACATTTCGACGAAGACGGCCGCGCCAGAATGGTCGATGTCTCCGCCAAGGACGAAACGGAGCGGGTGGCCGTGGCCCGGGGTTCGATTGCCATGAAGCCCGAGACCTTCCGGCTGATCGAAGACCGCAGGATCGCCAAGGGGGACGTCCTGGGGGTAGCCCGGGTGGCCGGGATCATGGCGGCGAAGAAAACGTCCGGGATCATCCCCATGTGCCACGCACTGAACCTTACCGGG encodes the following:
- a CDS encoding thioredoxin domain-containing protein, which encodes METHGKTPNHLIREKSPYLLQHAWNPVEWYPWGEEALTRAKKEHKIIFLSIGYSTCHWCHVMEKESFENEAIAALLNDNFICIKVDREERPDLDQIYMAAVQAMTGSGGWPLNVFLTPDLKPFAGGTYFPPEDTPWGQIGIETLLTRVADLWRENPETVVENAERLTQAIRNAREKGPSGKISAALSRHAYESIAENYDNLYGGFGPAPKFPQGMTLSFLLRYHHRTGNPTALSMVEKTLQKMAQGGIYDQLGGGFHRYSTDERWLVPHFEKMLYDNALMAQVYLEAFQVTGFEKYSTTAREILDYVLRDMTAPAGGFYSAEDADSEGEEGTFYVWTPKEVEEVLGKQKGSIFNRFYGISPPGNFTKGKSIPNRWIDEASFAKDRKIPLTELRDILLHGKKRLFQARTERVRPRRDDKILTAWNGMMIGALAYAAEVLDEPRYARAGEKSARFIMKNLMEGKDLLRRYRDGEARYPGYLDDYAFFVQGLIELYQATFNPEWITTALSLNRKMVERFYDPKEGGFFFAREEDPTLLTRNKEFHDGAKPAGNAIALLNLLRLAEFTGRKDLRGMAEKTLKGMTAGIKEFPAAFPQSLTALEFLLSSPFEIIVAGSPKNEETHALIQAVTAPFVPNKVVALAGEKKSNLVKTLPFLTGKTSIQGIPAVYICRNHTCQRPLTDPVEVDRAMKNSGMVQGPALRISIGTSSEK
- a CDS encoding aromatic hydrocarbon degradation protein encodes the protein MKRFMMFAAFVLSLSFFFPFNAFATNGAQLIGVGATQKGMAGAVTAVPEDAITAISNPAGMATIGSRADFNGEFFMPRRQLDFTDLPVSPSAFAGPGEETGGGSELYALPALGWTAPAFNRDDVFFGGGFFATGGLGVDYDVIDAGGAFKDASVSSTFIFAKVQPAIAWNVNERLSVGAGVSIDWQLLDIQETFAAPSLGGINLDLGRAEGVYGLGANIGAIYKINDMITVGGSYTSRQYLPEMKYRIGDSDVKNLASGGYLASVESPGTVKLDLEFPQQFALGVAVTPLEALTLEFDVKWINWSATHDAVKLSGNFVRKNGLGTVIDHPSSIDLNFGWDDQWVFALGGRYAVNDALTVRAGYEYAKSPINEADVFNNVALPVTVEQHASLGASYNLGDHWGIAAAYMHAFKRDLSGKKDVPKAYQNLGFAATSKTRIQLVEDSIDLQLSYRF
- a CDS encoding DUF4124 domain-containing protein; amino-acid sequence: MKFRTFLSILLLLAFASASQAVIYKWVDHQGVAHFTDAQEKIPTAYRNEAVDFNRVKAAGSVTYDPASGKGTSSQPPSVEKAAKNPTVILYMTDW
- a CDS encoding phosphoenolpyruvate carboxykinase (ATP); this encodes MNNDQMKKLGFRNVGNIYWNLPTGALYEEIVKRREGLVAHKGPIVVRTGHHMGRSREDKYVVRDPANPSHILWGKTNKPFEEDHFHSLYNRLKAYLQGKDIFVQDCYAGADPKYRVPIRVISENAWHSLYARNLFIQSTDPEELTHHEPECTIIDVPRFHAFPEFDGTHSETFVIVNFGEKMILIGGTSYAGEIKRSSFTILNYAFLSEGNILPMHCAVNTGCDDENDVAVFFGLSGTGKTALALVEGRRLIGNDEHGWSDDGVFNFEGGCYSRVAGLTIEKNPALQACVERFGTVLENVTIDMETRRIDLSDTALTENTRAAYHITAIENAVASGRGAHPKHLFMLTRDVSGVMPPVACLNTEQALYFYLLGYTSEIEEGRVVPTFNPCFGAPFLALSPLVYARILGEKIARHHVQCWMINTGWTGGPLGEGHRIGIEHSRAIVRAVLSGKLDSVPMRKEPVFGFEVPEVCEGLPPEFLDPRQLWKDRGLYDTRARELVGQFKEYFDHFSEEVPIEIRRAGP
- a CDS encoding HAMP domain-containing histidine kinase, which produces MPAISKVTMFFCLFFTLIGLPVSALPLKAASSLPDLISLSPTLPQILGCGFLLILGIVIIFYLRYRQIQTIRTLRRHAERVADGDFNPRVPLQHHNELGRLAEAFNRMADAMEERTQALTRTNRELKDQDARKTRFLDVVAHDLRTPLTSIKAYSELLLRYPDESPETQREFLNIIQKESDRMAALINDYLDLTKLESGILSYHFRKVKLDDMIHESVRVHQAECRLKEMEIIPMIDGPLPPLRADPDRLNQVFTNLIHNAIHHSPPKGKITISASVKEENGNTWIEVAVADEGPGIPEEYHGMIFDKFRQIDTTKLPTKGGVGLGLPISKEILRRHQGTIRVDPDNQRGACFRFRLPLSFSD